The Pararge aegeria chromosome 21, ilParAegt1.1, whole genome shotgun sequence genomic sequence ACTCCGCCTTTCTCCTCCAGCtgcttccagccacctttttgGCAATGGATGGATCTTGTCTGTCGTATGACCAATGGCCGTTGGGGCACACGCGTTCTAGAGTGACCGCGAAACGGTAGGTAAACGCAGTGTGGGAAGACCTCAAGGCTCgagcccgctggacagatgtCCTTAAAAAgcctaaattaaatgaatttaatttgaataccAAAAACATTATCTTCTTTAATAACGAAGCCAGAATATAGAACAAACTGTTAATACGGTTTGCAGTTTAGTTTAGTGTAAACAATTTGTAGTTCAACAACTCACCCGCCAAGCGTTATTTACAAAGTCCGAGCCCTCAATACCACATTGGGGCCAGTTGAAATGTTCCCGCCTGTATGGCACAGCAGGATAATACCACTCCCTGAATACCGCGGTGTTGCCAGCCGTACCGACGTTTTCCGCGGGCTCCCCTGTCATATGGTTGATTACTGCGTCTACGTAAAttctataaaacattttttatgtcatatatatatatatatatatatatatatatacacgtcTTAAACATTCGATTATACAGAGTAATAATTAtgcgtgaaaaaataaataagcatttatagttaaattatattctatcgagcctattttaattaacaaagcaagggtaataaactttaaaaataaaaacaaattagcaaaaaaaaaactttaataaaacctTAAAACATTGAAACttgtaaacttaaattttttttggcaaaaacaTTTAGGTGCGTTATGACAGATACCTTAAAACTTGACAGAAACAGAGTTTTGGGCTTTGGGAATATTTTGGAAAAGTAGCAGCAGACCAGCGAAACCAGTAAAAGGGATCTACGAGAAAAATAGAATGGGAACCTCTGATTGACTTTACGTAGTACAACAATTGCGtagataataaatactaaattaacacatttatttacatacacaataatcatttattttttattgatttgcacgctcgcaatcgaggattcgttttcgcatatcaaactctttaCCGTCAAAGAAAGATAGGTCGTATTTTAGTATGATTATCGTTGCAAAtactgtacttctgattttcaTTCTGCTtaaagctaaagaattgtagtttaaaaataagatctattttactctgatgATGAAGTAtctcgatactcgaaaacttcTCGATTCCATgcgagcaaattttgtactacgGGTTACTGCTCACCTAACACCCGCATTATTGCATCGTCGCACCATACTAGCGAATTGTCTTTCATCACCAGATCGCGTCCCCAAGTGGTAGGACAACGACTGGTATCGCTCCCACCAAGGACGATTGTAACCCCTTAGAATAACATTCTCGTTAGGAGGAGAAacctggaaataaaaataaatgtcccGACAAAAAAATCGTGATTCCcgtattataataagtattccGAGAAATAGAGATACCATGGAAAATTAACACAAATCTTACATGGATAcagtataaaaagaaaaataattaagcaTGAAATGAAAGATTTGAATTCAGAATTAAAATAACAGTGGCGTACAGTACATACAGGATATCCACAGAGTACACAGATGGAGAAGTAAAAAAcagatataaaatggagaaaatctccagtacgtgttaataaattaaaaccccgccttatttataagattaatcttaaaaaaatatttaaaactaaatacacTTTACCTGAATTCCTCCAAATCCCTTAGGACCCAAAAACCGTTCGCACTCATCAGCTATGTCATCCCATTTCCACTCGAAAAGGTGTACATTAACGGTTCTATTCGGTGCATAGTACGGATTTTTGTATGCGCTGATAACTGTTGTTAATGCCAAGATACCGAGTATGACTCCGTACAGCCCCTAGAGATTTTAGAtacgtaaattaaaaagaaacttattttttatcattaattaataatttataagaaaacgtttatattaaataaaaccttagTAGCATAAGCCTATTTATTTGTTGGGttaccagcgattttacataaaacataataagtattCCTTATAAACAAGGCACACGCTAGTGTCAGTCAAGTTCCAGCCAAGAATAGACATTCCATGGggtatgcaaaaccatttaaaggtaaacacaTTACTTAcacttatgaatattattataatatatttaaaaatatataggtttTACTTCTGAcataagaaattaatatttaaaagaaacaactttggaagaaaaaattatttatatatagttaaatgtattaaaacacaaaaaaatactacttaataaaaatttatattcagtttACTTGTCCGTCCGAGGTCCGGACAAAGTGCAAATATGTAGCCCAAATAAACCTTACTcggttaaattaataaagacttTTTGCTTTccattatatacctacctttaATTAGTTATACAACTatgtgaaatataaattttttataccaaCTCACTCAGAATCATAAAtagaaaatcataataaattggATATTTACCATTTTCGGACACGTTTTGAGTCGGGGAAGTAACTTCCCCAATTAAGAATAGGGACTTTTTGTTTATGACATTAAACAACACGCTGATacttgataattaataattaatcattaggattaaatattaaaatctcaACCCTTAGTATGAAATTTGTACGTCCGATGATTCCACTCATTATACATAATCTTCTTACGAGTACGTCAGTGAGGAAAAGTGGAGCTACTGCCAAAAAAtaccgttttatttttttgatcaaTAAATCGAGACATCTACACGCACTTGCGATTTAAATTCGCGCGTAAAAATTCTGCGCGGTGCGGTACAGATTCAATTCGCCAGAATATTTCGAACATAATGAAGGTAGATGCCGTTCTGTAATAACTGAAAATAAGGAATTTATTCGCAGTGCGTGCTAGGTAAAACTACGTAGATATGCGAAATTAAAAGCGGATGGACTTTTTCACAGTGTTGGCTAGCTCTTACTCTTCATATATAGGCGCTTTTACACATAAGCAGAGTTAATAAGAACATTAAGACCTATAAATACTTTACAATATTAGGGCTACTACTTTTACGTGATAACTATAATGTTTCGatattcataaattaatatCACTGCTATCGTACATAACCGGAATGCCCTTCCAAGTTCCAACTACCATTTCCCCAAGCACCTATAATATGAGTACCCTCAAATCAAAAgggaataggcatcttctaggccaGCGCGCTTCACCTTAGACATTATAacttaccataaggtgtgaTTGAAGTCAAGCCCtcttctaaatataaaaaaaaaacacttatactAAGGGTAGcgataatattttttccttgcataataaatattaattataatcagTGCTTAAAATATCATTATGTGTTACCATGTTCgtatcttataaataattaatcctCTTTATCATAAAGTAACGTTCAGGAGGGTTAAAGAATACGAGCAGTGCAGTGGTAATTGATGTAGATTTGAAGTAAGTAaattgacgacctccttggcgcagctcAGTGATGAGCTCGGTGATGTTATAACtcagatttttctctggtctggtctggtgggaggctcttagACCATGGGCTAGGTACCACCTTACCGTCACAGACGTCTACTAAGCGATTTGGGTTCCTGTGTGATAAACgcttagaaatcgattagggataTTAAGAGttgacttatttttaaaatttttgatacgATCACATAGGAAATTCACCAGATctttagaaattaaataaatatttattactatttaattttaatagtcgTACGGGATGAGCCATGGTGATGTGCTCAACTGTACCAATAGGAAGATTTTCCGCCGAGCGGgagatcgtgctcggggaccgaggaaGTTGTATTATAATATGGCCATTATTTGTGAACACATCGCtggcgcgatgcaggatctttgtagcgctatctagtttggtaatgtggagaccgccacataGTCAAAAGCTGAAATCTGACCCACACTTAAATGCAGGTACTTGCTATTATTAAATTGAACATAACTTAAGTCAGTAGATTTATTGAAGTTTCTACTAAAAGTATatatgtgataaaaataatattataatccatTTATCGTATCCAACGTTCGCAATTAAATTGAAGGAAATTTTGTTATCAGAAGAAAGATTTCATTCtatgaacattttaaataaaccgCGCTTTTTAATGTACTTATTTAATAGTCATTGACACTATATATAATACCAGATGTAATTTCGGCCTAAAACCAGTTCTCAAAGAGTGTCTACTATTGAAATTTAAACTAACTGCGACGTTATTGTATCGGTAGAGACCCATAGCAAAATCCTTTGATGGAACCCtcccttaaaataaaaaaaatattgtgtgcaATTCTTGTTTACAATACGGTATAGTTAAATTCAAAGAACGCATTGTGATTTCGGGATTCCACctccttaaaaatattcattgctcttttgttacattttttgtttagcaAATGTAGTAGTaggttacataaataaattaaatacatttatagaaCGTTGTTATAATTGATATATTAAAGTAAAGGTGCCGATCCTAAAGTAGACACTATTTTGTGTAGTCTTCGCCTTATATCCTTAAAACACCATAAAGCAAAGAGcaaagaatgaagaaaatcttgaTTGTAAGTCTGTTCACACTTCATCATTGACGACTCACAGTTCACTCACAATTACATCTGTCGGCTGTCGCAGGTCGCTTGTCACCAACCTGTCACACTGTGATATTACGCATGTTTGTTGAGTTGCCTTGTGTCACTGCGTGTTTTATTTTGTGGTGTTTTTCTTACAATTCACATGGAATCCAAAGTTATCAGAGACAACAATCTCACAAACTAAACTCATTACTCACGAGGACTAAGCAAAATTCGTAGTTATTTCTTGGATTTCACATTTCCGATTTAGTTGCGTCGTTTATTCACTgcataaacttttttaattttttactggTAATGGACTTAATGAAGTGCTGAAGTGaatattctaaataataattcttgtgtgtaaagttaagtaaataagtcaaaATGCAGggcaaatatattattatattgtcgtTTTTAAGTGCAGTATCGATAGTTTACGCTTGCAACGAAGCGATATGCGCCAGTGTCGTATCCAAGTGCATGCTAACACAATCTTGTAAATGCGACCTGAAGGATTGCTCTTGTTGCAAAGACTGTTTTAACTGCCTCAGTTATTTGTACAGCGAATGCTGCAGCTGTGTTGGTAAGTGTCTTTGTTTTTGAGACAGAACTTGACTTGCATGCTCACTAACTTTATGAtgtctaaaatataatatgcagCGGTTCCGACCGGCCGTGGGTGTGGTAACAATGGGTATCACAGCAACAATCCCATAGTGattacataaagaaaaaaatatttctttaaaagaaataaaaatattttttgattcatCATACAAATCCTCATTTCTTTATTAAACTAATGTATCAGTGGGTAAAATGGACCACTGTCATGAGAATCCAAGTTATATTGTCTTGTTGGGCCTATGCCCTTTAGGTGTAAGTTAATTTGTGTTGAAACATTGAAGTTATGTGGAGGCTCTAAGCTCTGAATCCACCTCACAAATGTGAAATTAGGGCAGTCAGTACATTGATAGGATAGGATATAGTTATGACAAAAGTTTGAAAATTTGGTGTTTTACACTTGTCTTACCCTGTCCTGTGATGAAATTTTATGAACTTTACTTCCTATATACTTAGGTTAATAGGATCTATTAAGTAATTAGGTTCAtgaataattacaatattactGTACTGTATATATACTTGCTTTTAGACATGTGTCCTAAGCCCAATGACACACAAACTGAGCTTTCCAAGTCGTCCTACGTGGAAGAGTTACCTGACAATGTTCCCGGACTATTCACTGCATTGACAAGCGATCCGGATCCTCAACAGAGATGGTTGTCCATAACATATCCTGTGGACATTGACCTGTCTGCGTACCGACCAAATCCTGAGCTTGTGTACCACTTGCGtaagtcaattatttatttatcatatccACCATACTAACTATAACACATTACGCAGCAATGGGATGGAAAATAACCCAACAATGCTTCTTTCCAGAGTTAAGTgcttaatttaagcaattaaaatattacttgatttaatggtgaaggaaaatttTGTGTGGAAACTTGCATACATGAGAGTCTTAAATAATGTTGTGTAAGGTCTTCCAATCTACttttggccagtgtggtggaccacTGCCTAAGCTgttcccattctgagaggactCAGGATGATGTCCTCTTAGATTGGTAGACCTGTGCCTtaagtgggctggtaatgggttcaaTGATTACAATGATGAAATACATACCATGTCTGTCTGTTCATAAAGATTTCTAAAATGCCTAACTTATGTTTGTGGGGTAAAATTTTACACTAGGAGCTTAAAGGAatgtaatgattttatttatttatttttcaacttacAACTAATATTACAGGAATTatcctaatgcactagcgtagattctGATGCACCTATCAACATacattataactatattttactaaacttcaatcaaaattcaaaatcaaaattaaaataatgggtAGGAGTTTATACATATGTGTAGTTATGTGCAGCACGCTTTAACAGggtgaatattattttatctacaAGTGGTATTTTTTAATCTCAGTTTCCtaataatgtacctatttatCTGGCTATagaaagattttcttttttaaacaaaagatTGTACAAAACTTGTTAAGTTGCcttgattaattttaaaaaatgtaatcattATGCGTATACAATAATAGCTATGAATATTGTTTAATTAGTTGTTTTAAACTTGTTTTAACTtgttattgacggccgattggcgcagtgggcagcgaccctgctttctgagtccaaggctgtgggttcgattcccacaactggaaaatgtttgtgtgaagaacataaaTGTtgttcagtttctgggtgtaatatgttatattataagtatttatgtatattattcataaaaatattcatcagttatcttagttcccacaccacaagctacgcttactttgggactagatggcggtgtgtgtattgtcatagtatatttatttatttattattattatttaattaaattatgctGTAGTATACTCACTGCATATTTCTTATATAAcctcataataataaatttattgtaaggTTAGGTTTTATTACAGCGAACTATTTAGTATATAACTAAATAGTTAGCTGTAAAAAAACCTGTCTACAGTCCCAGCacgttcaaaatatttttatttgttttgtatgcAGATATCCACATATAAAAAGGTTTTCTTTGTAACGAACGTTTAACTAGAAGTCTAAAAGTTgccttattttattaagaaaagtGTAAATGTTGCCTGTATCCTTACATGCCTGTAAAATAACCGAGTTATATTTAGTTCGTAGCCTTAagcttctttaattttaataagggTGCAGAAAACTCGTTGCATATTCTTTATATACCGCACATGTCTATACCTAAACACCTTGTTTCTAGGAACATGGagaaactattaaataattttatttcacagtGAGAGTGACTCATCTTTTATGGAATGCCCTACCTGTTGTCAACCTAAGCTTATTGGCGTGCATTGTAAACGGTCCTTCACTACATTAATAACCTATTCAAAACATTGTTGAATGAATGGTATCTATTCATGGAATTGTTAGTCTTATCAACTATACAGTttgttctgtatttttttattaaaagacatTGTAAAAAAGCAGTTGTTTTACatgattcaaaatttttaaactagATGTTTCGTCCTGCACGTATCCTGTGTACTATTCCAAGATCTTAGACTGCCAACAAAATATCATCACAATCCGCTCGGCCATTAAAACATAAGAGTCAATGAGAGAAAAGTCCTTTACACCCATCCAAAAAAATTATGCCGCCGTGTGCCgggtggtgacggcagattagagaACAATTGTCACCACCCTCGTCATCGCTCGGGTGTCGTTCGAGTGAGGGACGACTGAGggattattttaacttattcaaCCGTCCCATACCGTGGCATAAGACAGCCAAGTATTTGGGCGTAACTTTTGACAGTCGCTTTAACTTCGCATCACATAAGTGCAGCCCGTAAAGGCTGCGTTCGTCCTCGGTAGACTACCCTATGTTAAACAGGCGTAGAAAGTGGTCACTTCGTCAAAAATTGACACTCTATAAAACATGTGTCCGCCCCATCATGTCATATGCGAGCGTCGCCTTCGCGTTTCGCCCTCCCTCCGCATATAAGAGATTCCTCGGAGGCGTACGGACCAATCACCATCCGAAATCCTTTCACTTCAATCggcgcctgagccgaggttcggaaGAAATTCCTCCAAAATGTTTTCAACGGCTCgcgaagtctaccgatccgcactcggccagcgcgATAGGCGGACGTAGTCCACGTCAAAAGCCCTgcacattctgagaggagaataGATTTCTGCTTGTTGCACAACAAGATTATTTCTCTATGAACGTACATTGcatattagtttaaatataaatggttAGTTGTAGGACAGATCATCATCGTCTATcatggcccactacagcgcacgggcgTCCTCTTAGAATAAGGTTAGTCAACCATGCTGACCAAGCGCGgagtggtggacttcacataccagCTTTGTAGGACAGATATCCCCTACCATTTGTTCACTTGCAGAGAGCGTGGAGCAAGAATCCGAGCCCGTTAGCCGCGACATAGTGACGTTCAACTGCACGGTCGCGTACATGTCGCAATGCATGTCGTGCGACAAGTGCCGCGCCTCCTGCCGCTCCATGGGCTCCAACAGTTTCcggtaattataatatttataagttttattgaccATAAACCTGCCAGCAACATAcatatattactaataaaagaACAGAGAAAAAGAATCACTTTTATAATTTGAACTGTAGGTACGATGCGTCCAACAGAGCTGTCTAGGTAACCCACTGACCACAAGTAAATGGGTTACCTCCTCAGCTTTGTTGCAGCAACATGGAAGTTGGTAGCTCCCAAGGCACACTACAACGCTGACTTTCAATACCCAGTTTTAGACCGAAGTTGTAACATAtctaagcttttttataaatttaaaatgcttataaaaattaCAGTCGCTAttcaacgtgtaacggaattacgaattacatataaaaatattgaatattaaatcaaaaggagcGTATTTCATGTCCACTGTTTGACATGGTAACATCTAGTAACGTGCACTTCATtcatgcacaaaatcactgcctacctatacctattataatttatatatagctcgtatagaaGGAGGATTTTCGCCATTCTATGCAATtttactgctgtatgcataccctggtaaggacgccagtgcacgccactggtaacaacaacaacaacatcaACAATAAAAAGTTAGTGATCAATGCATGACAATGATGATTATCACAGTTTATATGTACAGTCGCATGTACAGGCGCTGTATAAAACTAGTACTTTATTTTTCAGATGGTTCCACGACGGCTGCTGCGAGTGCGTTGGCGATAAATGTCTCTACTACGGCATCACTGAGAGCAGGTAACAGCTCGATCtctctttaattattttatttacttatacaaaTGTTTTATAACAAGAATAAATAGAAGGACGTTTTAcattagttatttatgcaactgtcaAATCACAGGAgtaatacctaattataaacAGTTGCATACAATACCTACTTTATCTATACCCATGatccaatataaaaaaatctgaaagaGTTAACTTACTTCATTCATTACAGGCAGTCTTTAACAGCCAGTTCTAGTAACCTTATATCATCAATTGCGTGCGTGAACAACAAAGTTCTTTTTTTGAGATTCATACAGATATCACGCACCGAGCAGTAAGCGTTTGACAGTCCGTTAAGTAAAACCTTTGCGCAGGAGGGATCGAAAGAAAACCAAAGGAGTGTTAgaaattcagtacaacattaTACCATCCGTTTGGATGCTATCATGGTTGTTAGGACATTGgttgttttaatgttttaatgaagctaactgtttcagaatcttatATAAAGGATTTATAGCTTGGGAGTAGATGAAACTTTTAATATGATTTTAGTCTTTAGCGTATACTAAGTATAAATGATAACTGAAATAcaactttacaggctttagaagtacattatttactgtcactaaaacttatctgtgaaaccgaaactcgtaatagttttcgagtaaaccattgctatagtttttactgaaagaaatcggatacagccctaacatcggatgcaaaattaaaatcaagtgactcctgtaacTTTATTTGGTACGCGcagcgtagcgtaggtactatgcgcgtttcggtatgtgcgtttttatctccaataggtttgtcacaagtaaacacttaaaatgttttgaattcgttttacgaaaaaataaattcttcttttgatttaatacttttaaagggCGATTCCTTgtgtaatatacttatgcatcgttcaacagtatttcgtaatacggttacacgttgtagatgATAACATCTCATatgaacagtttatttatttatgaacaatttatgttggtatttgtgtagttaatatgtaaatgtagtatgtatgttcatgtaagtttatattacatttcttttttttttttttttgttttttttgtaacttactttatgcaccatccattttccactcttttatcggcttcgtacgctcaggttgcctttaaaagatcacttttagtgataaggccgcctttgcaccctagcactaagtactattactgttttccttgtattttcctttttttgttgtgttgcaataaagtttttctattctatt encodes the following:
- the LOC120633172 gene encoding twisted gastrulation protein homolog 1-A; this translates as MQGKYIIILSFLSAVSIVYACNEAICASVVSKCMLTQSCKCDLKDCSCCKDCFNCLSYLYSECCSCVDMCPKPNDTQTELSKSSYVEELPDNVPGLFTALTSDPDPQQRWLSITYPVDIDLSAYRPNPELVYHLQSVEQESEPVSRDIVTFNCTVAYMSQCMSCDKCRASCRSMGSNSFRWFHDGCCECVGDKCLYYGITESRCLACPGGKETPEGAITDDLSYDDLDYGEEVDAQSV